The nucleotide sequence TTTCTGCGAGGAGAAGTTTACCCCCTCCTTGTTGGTTGCACTGAAGGCCTGGTTGACCTTTACATCAGTTCCTGGATCATTTATGGCCTTTAAGAATGCAACCGCGCCTGTGATACCTGCATTATAATCGATTGCCACTTCACAGTGTTCCGGTGTACCATCATTGCTCCAGTTACCGTTGTCATCCGGTCCGCTGACAAGTCCGCCTTGAGGCCCGGATCTGGTGGTTCTATAATGGATATAATTTGCCGGAGAGTTGTTAAAACCGATTACATAAGATCTCTTAGGGTCGCCGAAGTAACCTGCAACCCAGTCAACGTGGTTTTTAATGCGCTTAGAATAGAGTGCCCGTGTGTCATCAGAATTGCTAACAATGTAAGCTAGTGCATATTCAAAAGCAGCAGATCCGGCTTCACGGGCAGTTCCCCATCCACTGTTCTTGAAGATGTCCTTGAAAACGCCCGTGGTTTGTATTTTGGTCTCTATGAATGAGACATTACTGGTTAGAGCAGAAGACCCTCCCAGACCCTGGCGCCAGACCTCAAAAGCTGCCAATGGTCCTATGTAAGCATAACCCATGATGCTATAAGGGCTTGTGATCGATTTTTTTGCCCAGGTTTTGTAAATCGGATTCTCATCGTTGGTTGCACGGTATAATTCAACTCCGGCTGCAACCATCTTGTCATTTATCTGCCTCTGTAATTTGCCCTCCACATCAGGATAATAGTAGAGATATTTACCATGTTTCTGCTGAGCGCTACAATAGAGGTTATTATCCCCGCCTGCCTCAATTTTTTTCCTTGCAAATTCGAATGCCACTTTTGCCTTAGCGAGGCACAGATCTGCATAGCTTTTATCGAACTTGCGGTATAAAGTGGACATCAGGGCAAGACAGGCGGCGTATGTTGCCGGAATGTCGGCGCCGCTGCAGAGGAGGATCTGATTTCCACTGCGTCCACTCTCATATTTCACACCCCAGGTCTCATGCTCATCTGCTGCTTGTCCTACATCCAGAACGATCGTATTGTCATTAATTACAGCTTTGGTCAGATAATCTGTGGCAAATTTTACCTCAGTGAGGATATTGGGGATGCCGTTTGATACGGTATATGCACTGGGGAAAACATCGTAACCTTTCAGAAGGCAGTAAACAGTGTAGCCCAGAGGCATTCCGAATTTGATATAATCACCTGCATCGTACCATCCTCCATCGAGCTTATTACCATTATAGTTATCTCCGCCATGCCAGGCATTGGCATAACCCGGGTTACAGTTGCCTGCCGAACCACTGGCGAGACCAGCCCTCTGGTAGCAGTAAAACTTGATGAGCATGTCATGAAGCTGGTTGTAATTCTGAGCCCAGACCTGGGAGACGAGTGAGAGTGCTAACGCCAATAGGATCAATTTTTTCATTGTGATGCCCTTCTGTATGAGTTACACGCCTCGGTGTACAGGTGCACACCGAAGCGAATTCAGGATTATTTTCCGCTTACAACCGTTTTAAATAATTTTGCTCCGTTGAGGTTATCAAGCCTGATAAGCCACATTCCGCCCGGCAGACCGCTGATGTTCAATTCCGATTTACTCTGATTGATAGAACCGCTTCTGATGACCCGGCCGTTAGCTCCAATGATGGAATAAGCCGTGAATCCGTGGCTGTGAGGGAAATCTATCCTGAATCCCCTTTTGTTAACCACTATCTCTGGATCAGCGTTATTTATTCTGTACTGCGGGAGTGCGTTGTCGATAGCGGTTATGACATTTGTGAGTTCGATCCATTCGATCATGTAACCGGAGCCGGTTGTGTTCACAAACCGGAGTTTTACTGTATGTTGTCCGGCAGGGACATTTATATTGGTGACAATCGAGGTCCAGGTGGTACTTTTCTGTACGGAAATCTCACCTGCTTTTGTATTATCCACATAAACCTCTATATTGCCGTCTCCTGCTTTTGCCAAAGTCCGGATAACAATTTTACTTGTAGCGACTGACAGGTTGAATTTATAGGAAACCCAGTTATCATCTCCCGATGTGTTGACCTTAAGACAAGAATCATTAGCTGTTCTGACATCTATCTGGTCTCTGTCCACAAAGCTGACTTTTGCCTGCTGTACACTGCCGTAGTATCTGTTGAATTGTCTGGCTGCACGAGTACCAGGCATATTAAAAGAAGCATCCTTTGCAGGACCTTCAATTCCTGATTTCCATTCCGGTTCATACTCATCAGTCGACTGAGCCGCAAGCAGGTCCTTTACTATCTGACCGGATTCGCTGGGGTTTGTGCCTCCGGAGAAGCAGCTCGATCTTTCGTGAGATGAAACAGACCAGTTGCACCAGCTTAGCTTGTATTTGCCGTTGATATATTTGTCAAACCACCAATTTGTATTTGTTCTATCGAGTTGGTTCTTTCCCTCTTGCCCGCCGTTAGAATGAGATGTCCCCCATTCGCTGACAAATATCGGGACGCGTCCCAGTCCGTTACCCAGATATGTTGATTCCATTCCAACCCCGCCATCATCACCATTTATTACATAGTATGCATTGGGGCCATGGCTGGCAGCATAAAAATGGAAAGCGTAGGCTACATTTTTATAAGGATTGCCGCTGTTATCTTTGATTTGATCGGATGCAGCTATTCCGACAAACTGGCAGTAATAGGGTGTACCCAGGATAATGAGGTTATTGGCGCCCTCATTACGGATCGCCTGAGTAACATTTTTAAGGTAGGACTTTATGGCCCCCCAGGTTTTCGCTGCATCCTCAATAGTGCCGGTGGTAGCGCCGCCGGCTGTGATTGGTTCATTATAGACTTCAAAAATCACATTCGGAGTATTTTTGTACTTTTGGGCCTGTTCTTTGAAAAAAGCTATTGCCTGCTGCTCTTCATTGTGCGCATTATGGGAGTGCCAGTCGATAATCACATAGATTCCCTTGGAAATGGCTCTTTCAATAACTGTTTTGACGCCATCCCATCCACTGCCATTGGCATATGCTACCCGGACCACAGAGCACTTCCAGGAATCAACAAGGAAATCTACAGTGCTTGTATTATAATAGGTGTACCCGGGCCAGTCGGTTCTGCTCCAATAAAAGCTCATGCCTCTAAGCTGGACGATATTTCCATTCTTATTCAGGAGGTAGGCTCCACTGGTTGTAAGATTGCCATGTCTCGCCACAGGAGTTTGTGCTGAACTGAGAATCGCAGTTCCAAGTATCAGGGTTGCGGTAATTAACCCCTTAAATAGATGTTTATTCATCATCTCTCCTTTTCTTTCAATCGTTTTCAGCCAAACAATCCTGATATTCTTAGAATAGCACTGGAATTTTTCTCGGTCCAACTGCTAATATTATAGTTGCTTTGGTGCAGCAATAAGTTCATTTATAGGTAAAAAATGAAAATTATTGACAACTATGTTAAAATAATTATTTTATATCGAATCAGGTTGAAGAAATTTCGTTAATTACATTGAATTACCTGTTTGTGTAATTCTATATTTCAAGGGCAGTAGTTCAATTTTGTCAGGTCCTCTAATAATCTCAATCCCGGAATGAACCTTTCTGTTCAATGCGAATACTAAGAAGTAAAATAGAAGTTCGGACTCAATCGTTACTTTAATTCATAACCTTTTCAAAGGGGATTTTTTATGGGTCGTTTTACTCTCAAGACCGCTCTCTTAGGACTGGCCTCGGTCCTGTTAGCATCTTCGTCCTTGTTTGCTG is from Fibrobacter sp. and encodes:
- a CDS encoding cellulase family glycosylhydrolase — encoded protein: MMNKHLFKGLITATLILGTAILSSAQTPVARHGNLTTSGAYLLNKNGNIVQLRGMSFYWSRTDWPGYTYYNTSTVDFLVDSWKCSVVRVAYANGSGWDGVKTVIERAISKGIYVIIDWHSHNAHNEEQQAIAFFKEQAQKYKNTPNVIFEVYNEPITAGGATTGTIEDAAKTWGAIKSYLKNVTQAIRNEGANNLIILGTPYYCQFVGIAASDQIKDNSGNPYKNVAYAFHFYAASHGPNAYYVINGDDGGVGMESTYLGNGLGRVPIFVSEWGTSHSNGGQEGKNQLDRTNTNWWFDKYINGKYKLSWCNWSVSSHERSSCFSGGTNPSESGQIVKDLLAAQSTDEYEPEWKSGIEGPAKDASFNMPGTRAARQFNRYYGSVQQAKVSFVDRDQIDVRTANDSCLKVNTSGDDNWVSYKFNLSVATSKIVIRTLAKAGDGNIEVYVDNTKAGEISVQKSTTWTSIVTNINVPAGQHTVKLRFVNTTGSGYMIEWIELTNVITAIDNALPQYRINNADPEIVVNKRGFRIDFPHSHGFTAYSIIGANGRVIRSGSINQSKSELNISGLPGGMWLIRLDNLNGAKLFKTVVSGK